GGAATGACATTCCGGCTTCAAACTGGGATGAGTTTATAGATTATATTAAGACCACTGATGAGACAGTCAGGATAGGCTATAAAATTGATGTTTCTGTCCAGAATCTCATTTTCGAGTCTGCTTTACATTATGAAGGAATAATATTTGGCAAGGATATCTCAACATCTGATGTTGATGTCGTTGTTGTCAATCTGCACGGACCGGAAAATCTTTTGCCGTCTTTGCAGGCAGGGGTAATCGATGGTTTTGTTGTTATGCAGCCGTACCCTGCTTTGTCAGAATACAGCGGCAGCGCAAAGATTATTTCATATCTGAGCTCACTCCCCCCGCCGGAAAAATGGAACGAACATCCTTGCTGTGCACTTGCTTCCAGAGGGGATTTTTTAGAAGAGCATAGCGATGTTGCAGACGCTCTTGTTACTCTTTTCGGCTACGCCTCAGATTATATAAGACAACATCCGGAAGAGAGTGTGGATATTACATCAAGATGGCTCTCTACACCCCACGAGGTTGAAATGAAATCTCTGCCCAGCATAATATTTATGAATGAGTACACTGACTCATGGAACAAAGGGGTCAATTTCTGGGTTCAGTCATTAATAGACAAAGGGATGCTGCACGGAAAAGTTAAAGAGGCATACGATAAGGGCACGATAGATCGTGTATTATATAACAATAACTCGTACGAGAAAATGAGGGAGCATATAGCCGATAATGTCAATCAGTAAAAAAGTTTTTTGGATATTTCTTTCAGTTATAATTCTCATCTTTGCTCTTGGCGCAACGATTTATACCTATCAGATGGGCAGCAGCAGAATGCATAATGTTCTGCACATTTTACTGCGTTTTAACAACAGTGTATATAAGCTGCGTGAGCAGCACATGATAGTGGCAAACAGCGACAGTCCTTCTGCTATCTATGACCTTCAAAAGAGTGTTTCGGAGATGAATAAAGTCAGTAAAGACCTTACTGGCGAGCTGTCCAGTGTTATTTTGTACGACATAAGTACTGCGTCTCTTCCTGCTGATATTATAAATTACCATAAAGCTATTAACGATTATGTACACCAGAATAGGTATCAGGTTTCGCTTGATAACGCAATGTTGGAATATCGTGTTAAGCTTTATCACAATTTACACCGGAATTCAAATATCAAAGACACCTATTTTAATTTTCTGGGTATGCATGTTGAAGAATTTCGTAAGACAAATGACCCTGATAAACTTAAAGAGATAAGAGAAAAACTCCTTGGGCTGAAGACGCAGACTGATCAGGAAGAGCTTTTTATGCTGGTTGATAGAATGATTGAAACTCTTGAGAAAATGTACGTCAGTAAACTTACAATACAGGAAAAAGAGGAGTATCTGAAACTTACATCAGAAAATTTCCTGACAGTAACCACTAGGCTTAGTCAGAAGCTTCAGGAGAGAGACAAAGAACTGAATAGGATTCTTGGGCTTACAGCTAGTTTTATAAGTGTGCTGAGTGTTATGGTGGCTTTTCTTTACTGGGTCTTTATCAATAAATATGTTCAGAATTTTCTGAAAAATCAGTCAGAAGTCATGCAGGCAATCCGAACCCGTGAGCTTAAGAAGGATATGGCTCCGTTCAGCTCTGATGAACTGGGGGAACTCACAGGTAAAATGTGGCAGATGGCTCATGAACTTCAGGAGAAAGATCATGAACTCGTAAGGAGTGAAGAGAAATACCGTACTTATATAAATTCGACTCCTATTGCTGTTTTTGTCTCGGATATGAACAGGAGCATCATTGAGGTAAATCAGGGGGCGGTGAATATGCTTGGTTATACCACAGATGAATTCATGCAGCTTAATATGAAAGACCTTCTGGTAAAAGATACTGATAATTCAGATAATATGGAATACGATTCTCTTAGTGAACAGGGCAGACTCAGTTTTGAGAAAATACTTGTTTCCAAAAGAGGTCGTGAAGTTCATGTGGGAATTAGCTCTATCAAGCTTAATGAAGACAGGTTCATTGCGTTCTGTCTTGATATTTCCGACAGAGTGAGGCTCGAAAAAGAACTTAAGCAGATGAATGAGACCCTTCTTGAAAAAGTTAAGGATGAAGTTGATAAAAATATGCGTCAGGATCAGATCATTCAACAGCAGAAGAAACTGGCTGATATGGGTATGATGATCAGCGCTATTGCTCACCAGTGGCGTCAGCCCCTTAATGCGCTTGCCCTTTACATTCAGGATGTGAAGGACGAATTTGACATGGGGGAAGTGTCTGAGGAATATCTGGACAACTTTGAGAACAATTCAATGGATCTTATTGCTCATATGTCTAAAACAATTGATGATTTTCGGGATTTTTTCCTGCCTGACAAGAATGTTACGGAGTTTAGTGTTATTTACGAGCTGACGGATCTTATCAGACTTTTTAATGTTCAGATAGCGGCAAAAGATATAGATCTCGATTTTGAATGCTTATGTAAAAATGGTCAGCAGCAATGTGTTGAACTTAGTGAACAGAGGGCATGTAAAAATACTGACAGCGTAGTAAAAGGTTACCCTGGGGAATTCAAGCAGGTTATTATAAATCTCATGTATAACAGCGTGGACTCTATAATTGATCTTATGAATTCAGGAAAGCTTCATAGAGGTAAAATAAGCATGTCTGTGGCTACAAAACCATCCAGTTTGGTCGTTAAGATTTGTGATAATGGGGTTGGTATTTCGGCTGAGGTCAGACAGCATCTTTTTGAGCCTTATTTTACAACTAAACCGGAAGGGAAGGGGACTGGGATAGGCTTGTATATGTCCAAGGCCATCATCGAAAACCATATGAGCGGAAAAATATACTACATAGAACAGGAAGATGGGGCGTGTTTTGCGATAGAGCTGCCCACCGATGGCTAGTTCAGCAGTTCTGTAATATTTTTATATTTCATGCCGAATGCATCGGCGACACCTTTGCATGTGACCTGCCCACTTATAATGTTAGCGCCTTTGGCTGTTTCGGGATCTTCTGTCATAGCTCCTTTCCACCCTTTGCCTGCAATATTGAGAATGTATGGAAGTGTTGCGTTAGTTAATGCCATTGTTGATGTTTTTGCCACAGCACCGGGCATATTTGCCACGCAGTAATGTATTATGCCGTCTATTGTATATACCGGATCGGAATGTGTTGTAGGACGTGATGTCTCAAAACACCCCCCTTGATCTATGGCTACATCTACCAGAACTGTTCCAGGCTGCATAAGTCTTAGCATGTCCGCTGTGATAAGTTTTGGCGCTTTTGCTCCGGGTAAAAGCACTGCACCGATTACAACATCAGCATCGGCTATAAGTTTTCTGACCGTGTCAGGAGAGGACATCACAGGAATACAGTTTTTTGGCATCACATCTGAGAGATAGCGCAATCTGTCAAGTGACATGTCTGCGATATAAACCCTTGCTCCCAGTCCGCATGCTATTTTGGCTGCATTGATGCCTACCACACCGCCTCCCAGTACAACGACAGTTCCAGGTTCCACACCGGGGACACCGCCGAGAAGCTTCCCTTTGCCTCCGAAAGACATTTCCAGATATTTTGCTCCCTCCTGAGCAGCCATCCTGCCTGCAACCTCACTCATTGGTGTCAAAAGCGGGAGCGAGCCGTTACTGCTCTGTATTGTTTCATAAGCTATGCAGACTGCATTACTTTTTATGAGAGCCTCTGTGAGCATTTTGTCCGCAGCGAGGTGCAGGTATGTGAATATTATCTGGTCTGGTCGGATCATTCCGTACTCTTCGGGCTGGGGCTCTTTGACATGCAAAACCATATCGGCTTTGTTATAGACTGCTTCTGCATCTGGCATAACGCCAACCCCTGCGTTAACATATGCTTCGTTGGTGAATCCGCTGTTAACACCTGCTGTTGACTCCACTACGACACTATGCCCTGCCTGCACTAGTATTTCTGCTCCTGCGGGTGTCATAGAAACTCTATTTTCATCTTTTTTAATCTCTTTTAGGATACCGACTATCATAAGAACTCCTTATCTGAAGGGATGGGGTGAGTTTAGTTTGTATATCTCTCAAACGGAACATTGTGTCTGGCTGCCGCTATAACTCCGCCCTTTAGGTCTATAGCTTGGGAGAAACCAGCCTGTCTGAGAAATTTGACCACTCTGGCAGTTCTGTTGCCGGAATTACATATTATCCCGAAAGGTTCCTGCGGATTTACAATTTTCTTAAGTTTCCTCACGAATTTTTCTGCATCATACTGCCCTTTCTCATTATAAAAAGTCATTATATAAGAACCTTTTACTATTCCTGTCCGTTTCCATTCCCTTTTGGTTCGTATGTCTATGATTTTTATGCCTGTTTTATAAAGTGCTGTTGATAGCTCCTGATCTCTGCTTTTTGGGCTTTGCATAAATGCGTTGCTGGTGGCTGCTATGGATAATATTAAAAGCAGGATAATAAGTTTTGGTTTCATAATTTTGCTCCGGATTTAACATGAATATTCATCGTTTATGTTGCTGAATAATATATATATGATATCGTTAATATTATATCATTTTAAGTATTTTGCGAGGTAATCTTGTTCAAGAATCTGGATTTTCTACAAACAGGTAATGTCAGAGTTCTGGTTATCGATGGTTCACAGAGTGAGCTTAAAAAGATGTCTGATATCCTCAGTGCCAACGGCTATGAGCCCTCTACTTCATGCAGTGGAGAGAGAGGCATCATGACAGCCAGACAGATTCTGCCGGATATAATACTGCTGGAAGCTGATTTGCCGGATATAAGTGGATATGAAGTTTGTAAGAGGCTTAAAAGTCAGCCTCAGACAGAAGATGTTCCTGTTATTTTCATTACGGCTGATACAGAAAAAGATGATGTCCTGCAAGGTTTTAATGCAGGAGCAACGGACTATATTATAAAACCCTATGTTGATGACGTGATGATTGCGAGGGTTTCCGCTCATTCGAAACTGGCGGTTAAAAGCCGGCAGGAGAAGATGCTTTCTGAGATGATAGATAAATATGTACTTGAAATCATTATCGATACGAGCGGTATTATTAAATATATAAGCAGTGCATTTGCCCGACTTACAGGGTATGAGCCGGATGAGCTGATTGGTAAAAGTTTTGATATGCTGAAACATCCAGAGGCATTCCGCTCTGCCATGCCGGACATTCTTGATTCCGTTAAGAATAAATATACTTATTATAAAGAGATTGATATCGTTGCTAAAAATGGCGACAGGTGTGTGCTGAACACATTTGCAGAGCCTCTTATGGAGCGCAGAGGCAATGTCACAGGCGCCCAGTGCTTTATGGTGGATGTTACAAGTAAAAAAGAACTGGAACTCATTGCTGTCACAGATAAACTCACAAGACTGCATAACAGGCAGAAACTTGATCAGGTTATGAACTATGAAATGAGCCAGTTTCAGCGGTATGGAACAAAATTCTCTGTGATAATTATAGATGCAGATGATTTTAAGACAGTTAATAATTCTCATAGCTATCATATAGGCGACAAAATACTTGTAAAAATATCCGGTATTCTGCTTATGAATGTCAGAGATAGTGACACCTGCGGCAGGTGGGGCGGTGATGAGTTTCTTGTTATCCTCCCGAAAGCATCCGAAGGTGATGCTGTTATAGTGGCTGAAAAGCTGCGTAAAACCATCGCTGAAAGAGACTACGGCATAGATAATAATGTTACTGTCAGCATAGGTGTTGCAGAGATTGAGAAAGGCGAGACTGTAGCAAAGCTTGTTGCCTCTGCCGGTAAAGCGCTTTATAAAGCAAAAAAATCCGGCAAAAACTGTATTGTTGCTTATTCGGAGACTGATAACCCTGTTTGACTATCCAGTATAATTTGTATATAGTGTAATATGACTAAATTAATCTTATTAAAAGAGGAGTTCAAAATGGAAAGAAAAGGCGCAGTTACTATGAAAGGAAATCCTTTAACACTTGTTGGCTCTGAGCTTAAAGTTGGCGATAAAGCGCCTGATTTTACTGTTGTGGATCAGGGACTAAAACCTGTAAAGCTTTCTGACTATGCAGGCAAAACTGTTGTTATCAGCGTTACACCGTCAATTGATACTCCGGTTTGTGATTTTCAGCTTAGAAAGATGAATGCGGATGTGGCAGGGAAAGAAGGGATGGCTGTAATGAATATCAGCATGGATCTTCCTTTTGCTATTAAAAAGTTTTGTGCTGTTGCAGAAATAGAAAATGCACTTGCTCTCAGCGACCATAAAGATGCTTCTTTCGGCGAGGCATACGGTGTGCTTATTAAAGAGCTTAGACTGCTTGCCAGAGCGATTTTTGTTGTGGATGCAGGTGGGAAAATATCCTACGTTGAGGTTGTTCCTGAAGCTACTGATAACCCTGACTATACAAAGCTTATGAGTTTTCTCGGATAAACCTGAGAATATAATTATGATAATTATCGGGGGGCTTTTGCCCCCTTTTTTCATCTATATTAAAACTTTCTGATTAGAGGCTCTGCTGGCATGTTATAATGTAATAATTATTTTATGTAGGTTGTTATGTATTCAGTTAAGGTTCTTCTTAAAAATTACAGGTTAATTTCTTTTATAATAATTTCCGTGTTTGCTGTCATAGGCTACTGCTATCAGCCTGCGGCTTTGCAGAAGTTTTCTCTGGGGCTTGAGGATATTAAGTTCAGCGCACGTTCAGCTCTGGGGCTTGCTCCCACACCGGATAAAGATATCATCATTATCGAAGTCGATGAGCCCAGTGTGAATAAGGTTGGTCGATGGCCATGGAACAG
This window of the Denitrovibrio acetiphilus DSM 12809 genome carries:
- a CDS encoding ABC transporter substrate-binding protein, whose translation is MSLLRGCLLLSLLIFTLSACNSRHEIPDVRLGNAHHDHHASLYIAAEKGEYFKDIAGVFLSEVVYKSQYKLYRGNYLLANIYIDASTGGIHLVRKLNDKILDVAFGGVPAMISMIDEGSDIKIISPVMSEGAALVVRNDIPASNWDEFIDYIKTTDETVRIGYKIDVSVQNLIFESALHYEGIIFGKDISTSDVDVVVVNLHGPENLLPSLQAGVIDGFVVMQPYPALSEYSGSAKIISYLSSLPPPEKWNEHPCCALASRGDFLEEHSDVADALVTLFGYASDYIRQHPEESVDITSRWLSTPHEVEMKSLPSIIFMNEYTDSWNKGVNFWVQSLIDKGMLHGKVKEAYDKGTIDRVLYNNNSYEKMREHIADNVNQ
- a CDS encoding sensor histidine kinase translates to MSISKKVFWIFLSVIILIFALGATIYTYQMGSSRMHNVLHILLRFNNSVYKLREQHMIVANSDSPSAIYDLQKSVSEMNKVSKDLTGELSSVILYDISTASLPADIINYHKAINDYVHQNRYQVSLDNAMLEYRVKLYHNLHRNSNIKDTYFNFLGMHVEEFRKTNDPDKLKEIREKLLGLKTQTDQEELFMLVDRMIETLEKMYVSKLTIQEKEEYLKLTSENFLTVTTRLSQKLQERDKELNRILGLTASFISVLSVMVAFLYWVFINKYVQNFLKNQSEVMQAIRTRELKKDMAPFSSDELGELTGKMWQMAHELQEKDHELVRSEEKYRTYINSTPIAVFVSDMNRSIIEVNQGAVNMLGYTTDEFMQLNMKDLLVKDTDNSDNMEYDSLSEQGRLSFEKILVSKRGREVHVGISSIKLNEDRFIAFCLDISDRVRLEKELKQMNETLLEKVKDEVDKNMRQDQIIQQQKKLADMGMMISAIAHQWRQPLNALALYIQDVKDEFDMGEVSEEYLDNFENNSMDLIAHMSKTIDDFRDFFLPDKNVTEFSVIYELTDLIRLFNVQIAAKDIDLDFECLCKNGQQQCVELSEQRACKNTDSVVKGYPGEFKQVIINLMYNSVDSIIDLMNSGKLHRGKISMSVATKPSSLVVKICDNGVGISAEVRQHLFEPYFTTKPEGKGTGIGLYMSKAIIENHMSGKIYYIEQEDGACFAIELPTDG
- the ald gene encoding alanine dehydrogenase, whose amino-acid sequence is MIVGILKEIKKDENRVSMTPAGAEILVQAGHSVVVESTAGVNSGFTNEAYVNAGVGVMPDAEAVYNKADMVLHVKEPQPEEYGMIRPDQIIFTYLHLAADKMLTEALIKSNAVCIAYETIQSSNGSLPLLTPMSEVAGRMAAQEGAKYLEMSFGGKGKLLGGVPGVEPGTVVVLGGGVVGINAAKIACGLGARVYIADMSLDRLRYLSDVMPKNCIPVMSSPDTVRKLIADADVVIGAVLLPGAKAPKLITADMLRLMQPGTVLVDVAIDQGGCFETSRPTTHSDPVYTIDGIIHYCVANMPGAVAKTSTMALTNATLPYILNIAGKGWKGAMTEDPETAKGANIISGQVTCKGVADAFGMKYKNITELLN
- a CDS encoding rhodanese-like domain-containing protein, which produces MKPKLIILLLILSIAATSNAFMQSPKSRDQELSTALYKTGIKIIDIRTKREWKRTGIVKGSYIMTFYNEKGQYDAEKFVRKLKKIVNPQEPFGIICNSGNRTARVVKFLRQAGFSQAIDLKGGVIAAARHNVPFERYTN
- a CDS encoding diguanylate cyclase, producing MFKNLDFLQTGNVRVLVIDGSQSELKKMSDILSANGYEPSTSCSGERGIMTARQILPDIILLEADLPDISGYEVCKRLKSQPQTEDVPVIFITADTEKDDVLQGFNAGATDYIIKPYVDDVMIARVSAHSKLAVKSRQEKMLSEMIDKYVLEIIIDTSGIIKYISSAFARLTGYEPDELIGKSFDMLKHPEAFRSAMPDILDSVKNKYTYYKEIDIVAKNGDRCVLNTFAEPLMERRGNVTGAQCFMVDVTSKKELELIAVTDKLTRLHNRQKLDQVMNYEMSQFQRYGTKFSVIIIDADDFKTVNNSHSYHIGDKILVKISGILLMNVRDSDTCGRWGGDEFLVILPKASEGDAVIVAEKLRKTIAERDYGIDNNVTVSIGVAEIEKGETVAKLVASAGKALYKAKKSGKNCIVAYSETDNPV
- the tpx gene encoding thiol peroxidase → MERKGAVTMKGNPLTLVGSELKVGDKAPDFTVVDQGLKPVKLSDYAGKTVVISVTPSIDTPVCDFQLRKMNADVAGKEGMAVMNISMDLPFAIKKFCAVAEIENALALSDHKDASFGEAYGVLIKELRLLARAIFVVDAGGKISYVEVVPEATDNPDYTKLMSFLG